In Dysgonomonadaceae bacterium PH5-43, a single window of DNA contains:
- a CDS encoding 4-diphosphocytidyl-2-C-methyl-D-erythritol kinase (product_source=KO:K00919; cath_funfam=3.30.230.10,3.30.70.890; cog=COG1947; ko=KO:K00919; pfam=PF00288,PF08544; superfamily=54211,55060; tigrfam=TIGR00154): MIVFPNAKINLGLNIVSKRDDGYHNIETVFYPIPLCDALEIVPAKTDKGVFTQSGIKIDGNLEDNLVCKAYNLLKNQYNLPEIDVYLLKKIPFGAGLGGGSSDAAFMLKLINDFAQLNLTETELEKYASQLGADCSFFIKNKPVFAEGIGNVFTSISLSLKGYRLVLIKPDIHVSTQEAYSCIKPNKPSKSAKDVVMQPVETWKYDLFNDFEISVFAKYPKIQEIKDSLYSKGAVYASMTGSGSSVFGLFNKEVEMPDVEYALYSMIL, from the coding sequence ATGATAGTATTTCCGAATGCAAAAATTAATTTAGGGCTCAACATTGTGTCGAAGAGAGACGATGGTTACCATAATATAGAAACAGTGTTTTATCCTATACCTCTTTGTGATGCATTAGAGATAGTGCCCGCAAAGACCGATAAAGGTGTTTTTACCCAGTCGGGGATTAAAATAGACGGAAACTTAGAGGATAATTTGGTTTGTAAAGCGTATAATCTGCTTAAAAACCAATATAACTTGCCGGAAATAGATGTTTATCTGTTGAAAAAAATTCCTTTTGGTGCCGGTTTGGGAGGAGGTTCGTCGGATGCTGCTTTTATGCTGAAGTTGATTAATGATTTCGCACAACTTAATCTTACTGAAACAGAGTTGGAAAAATATGCCTCTCAATTAGGGGCTGATTGTTCTTTCTTTATAAAAAATAAACCTGTTTTTGCTGAGGGTATAGGTAATGTTTTTACTTCTATATCTTTATCGCTTAAAGGTTATCGTTTGGTTCTTATAAAACCCGATATTCACGTTTCAACACAAGAGGCATATTCTTGTATAAAACCGAATAAGCCAAGTAAGTCGGCTAAAGATGTTGTGATGCAGCCAGTGGAAACTTGGAAGTATGATTTGTTTAACGATTTTGAAATTAGTGTGTTTGCAAAATATCCTAAAATTCAAGAGATAAAAGATAGTTTATATTCCAAAGGAGCTGTTTATGCCTCGATGACAGGCTCGGGTTCGTCGGTTTTTGGCTTGTTTAACAAGGAAGTGGAGATGCCTGATGTTGAATACGCTC